In a single window of the Mesorhizobium shangrilense genome:
- a CDS encoding glycerate kinase type-2 family protein, with product MADLDPRTFLTSIFDAAVAAADPEKVVRNFLPEKPKGRTVVVGAGKGAAQLARAFERAWDGPIEGVVVTRYGYAVPCERIRVLEAAHPVPDEAGLAAARALLDQVSGLTKDDLVVALVCGGGSALLPSPPEGLTLADEIAVNEALLASGAPISAMNAVRKHVSTIKGGRLAAAAAPARVVSLVVSDIPGDNPALVASGPTAPDGATREDAKKIVATYGMKLPPAVMAHLDSPAADAPSPADPRFASNEVHIIASAAVSLEAAVVAARKMDIEAVILSDAIEGEAREVGSVHAAIAREVATRNRPFSKPVLILSGGETTVTLRAKGKGGRNSEFLLSFGIGIDGIAGIHALAADTDGIDGSEDNAGAFADAGSVARMRAAGVDAKAMLAGNDAWTAFNAVGDLFIPGPTGTNVNDLRAILVR from the coding sequence ATGGCTGATCTCGATCCAAGAACGTTCCTGACGTCGATCTTCGACGCCGCCGTCGCGGCTGCCGATCCGGAAAAGGTTGTCCGCAATTTCCTCCCCGAGAAGCCGAAGGGGCGCACGGTGGTCGTCGGCGCCGGCAAGGGCGCGGCGCAGCTGGCGAGGGCTTTCGAACGCGCGTGGGACGGTCCGATCGAAGGTGTCGTCGTCACCCGCTACGGCTACGCCGTTCCTTGCGAGCGCATCCGCGTCCTCGAGGCCGCGCATCCCGTGCCGGACGAAGCGGGGCTCGCTGCCGCGCGTGCGCTGCTGGACCAGGTGAGTGGACTGACCAAGGACGACCTCGTCGTGGCGCTTGTCTGCGGGGGAGGTTCGGCGCTGCTGCCGTCGCCGCCCGAGGGATTGACGCTTGCCGACGAGATTGCGGTGAACGAGGCGCTGCTTGCGTCGGGAGCTCCGATTTCCGCCATGAACGCCGTGCGCAAGCATGTTTCCACCATCAAGGGCGGGAGGCTGGCGGCGGCTGCTGCGCCGGCCCGCGTGGTGTCGCTGGTCGTCTCCGACATCCCGGGAGACAATCCGGCGCTGGTGGCGTCCGGACCGACCGCGCCCGACGGTGCTACGCGTGAGGATGCCAAGAAGATCGTCGCGACCTATGGCATGAAGCTGCCTCCGGCGGTGATGGCGCATCTGGATTCGCCTGCGGCCGACGCGCCATCGCCGGCAGATCCTCGCTTCGCCAGCAACGAAGTGCACATCATCGCATCGGCTGCGGTGTCGCTCGAGGCAGCGGTGGTGGCGGCGCGAAAGATGGACATCGAAGCGGTGATCCTGTCCGACGCGATCGAGGGCGAGGCGCGCGAGGTCGGCTCGGTTCATGCCGCAATCGCGCGGGAAGTGGCGACCCGCAACCGGCCTTTCTCCAAGCCGGTCCTGATCCTTTCCGGAGGCGAAACGACCGTCACGCTGCGCGCGAAAGGGAAGGGCGGGCGCAACAGCGAGTTCCTGCTCTCGTTCGGCATAGGCATCGACGGGATTGCCGGCATCCACGCTCTCGCTGCCGATACGGACGGCATCGACGGCTCCGAGGATAACGCCGGCGCGTTCGCCGATGCCGGCTCGGTTGCCCGCATGCGGGCGGCAGGCGTCGATGCCAAGGCGATGCTCGCCGGCAACGATGCCTGGACCGCCTTCAACGCCGTGGGCGATCTTTTCATCCCCGGACCGACCGGCACCAACGTCAATGACCTGCGCGCGATACTGGTGAGGTAG
- a CDS encoding heme-degrading domain-containing protein — translation MSAPEDIARIIAQEKALVFPAFDEATGFAIGSAIRERALADGLPIVIDIQFWDRPLFYAALPGSTSTNANWTRRKRNVVRLLGKSSYRVALEKARPDRTFPPSEGLDSADYVLAGGGFPITVTGVGVIGVIAVSGLPERQDHEVVVAALCDHLGLDPSQYALPQASD, via the coding sequence ATGAGCGCGCCAGAAGACATCGCCAGGATCATTGCCCAGGAGAAGGCGCTGGTCTTTCCGGCATTCGATGAGGCAACCGGCTTCGCCATCGGCAGTGCGATTCGCGAGCGGGCACTGGCCGACGGGCTTCCGATCGTCATCGACATCCAGTTTTGGGATCGGCCGCTTTTCTATGCCGCCTTGCCCGGTTCGACCTCCACCAACGCCAACTGGACGCGCCGCAAGCGCAACGTCGTGAGGCTTCTCGGCAAGAGCAGCTACCGGGTCGCGCTTGAGAAGGCTCGTCCTGATCGCACTTTCCCGCCGAGCGAGGGGCTCGATTCGGCCGACTATGTGCTGGCCGGCGGAGGCTTTCCGATCACCGTGACGGGGGTTGGCGTGATCGGCGTCATCGCGGTCTCCGGACTGCCGGAGCGGCAGGACCATGAAGTCGTCGTCGCGGCGCTCTGCGACCATCTGGGTCTGGACCCATCACAATATGCTTTGCCGCAGGCGAGCGACTGA
- a CDS encoding ABC transporter permease subunit has product MADVAVGTPGPVSVDPSRRARLAEFWYYFSENRGAVIGLFFFLFLVVLAVFAPLIAPHAPNAQYRDAVLVPPFWQEGGRAAYLLGTDAVGRDMLSRLIYGTRYSLFIGVIVTIIALVGGIFIGVIAGYFRGWVDTVIMRVMDIILAFPSLLLALVLVAVLGPGLTNAMIAIALVFQPHFVRLTRAAVMSEKSRDYVVAAKVAGAGHLRLMFKTILPNCMAPLIVQATLSFSSAILDAAALGFLGMGAQPPTPEWGTMLAEAREFILRAWWVVTLPGLAILATVLAINLTGDGLRDALDPKLKRS; this is encoded by the coding sequence ATGGCTGATGTTGCAGTAGGCACTCCCGGGCCTGTTTCCGTCGATCCGTCGCGCCGCGCGCGACTTGCCGAGTTCTGGTACTATTTCTCCGAGAACCGCGGCGCCGTGATCGGTCTCTTCTTTTTCCTGTTCCTTGTGGTGCTGGCCGTTTTTGCGCCGCTGATTGCGCCCCACGCGCCGAATGCGCAGTACCGCGATGCGGTCCTGGTGCCGCCGTTCTGGCAGGAGGGCGGCCGCGCCGCCTATCTGCTCGGCACCGACGCGGTGGGCCGCGACATGCTTTCGCGACTGATCTACGGCACCCGCTACTCGCTCTTCATCGGCGTGATCGTCACCATCATCGCGCTCGTCGGCGGCATCTTCATCGGGGTGATCGCCGGTTACTTCCGCGGCTGGGTCGACACGGTGATCATGCGCGTCATGGACATCATCCTGGCCTTTCCGTCGCTGCTGCTCGCTCTGGTGCTGGTCGCGGTGCTCGGGCCGGGCCTGACCAACGCCATGATCGCCATCGCGCTCGTCTTCCAGCCGCATTTCGTGCGCCTGACGCGCGCGGCGGTGATGTCGGAGAAGAGCCGCGACTACGTCGTGGCCGCCAAGGTCGCGGGCGCTGGGCACCTGCGCCTGATGTTCAAGACGATCCTGCCCAACTGCATGGCGCCGCTGATCGTGCAGGCGACGCTCTCCTTCTCCAGCGCGATCCTCGACGCCGCGGCGCTCGGCTTCCTCGGCATGGGCGCGCAGCCGCCGACGCCAGAGTGGGGCACGATGCTGGCTGAGGCGCGCGAGTTCATCCTGCGCGCCTGGTGGGTGGTGACACTGCCCGGCCTGGCGATCCTCGCCACCGTGCTGGCAATCAATCTGACGGGCGACGGTCTGCGCGACGCGCTCGATCCCAAGCTCAAGAGGTCCTGA
- the guaD gene encoding guanine deaminase, which produces MTTLLLRGRTLSFRRWPETIDDASAYAYEEDGGVLIRDGAIVACGSFADVRAMTGDGARVVDHRPNLIVPGFVDCHAHYPQMQVIASYGAELLEWLNRYTFPAESKFVDAQHARRIARLFLDELVRHGTTSVAAYCSVHRQSAEAFFAEAHDRNMLTVAGKVMMDRNAPEGVLDTPQSSYDDTKALIAEWHGKGRQHYAITPRFAITSTPEQMEMAGALCREHPDLHMQTHLSENDAEIAFTQELYPWSKDYTDVYERYGLVGPRALFGHCIHLSEREADSLSQSGSVAVFCPTSNLFLGSGLFDYQRYRGRENPVRIASATDVGGGTNYSMLRTMDEGYKVIALNGEKLNPFQSFWQITRGNAEALSLADHIGTLEIGTDADITVLDARATPVMRLRMETVETLAEELFLLQTLGDDRAVAEVYVAGRPAKSDLSL; this is translated from the coding sequence ATGACCACCCTTCTCCTACGCGGGCGCACGCTCTCCTTCCGGCGCTGGCCGGAAACGATCGACGACGCCTCCGCCTATGCCTACGAGGAGGACGGCGGCGTCTTGATCCGCGATGGCGCCATCGTCGCCTGCGGCAGTTTTGCGGATGTCAGGGCAATGACCGGGGATGGAGCACGAGTGGTCGACCACCGGCCAAACCTCATCGTGCCGGGATTCGTCGACTGCCATGCGCACTACCCGCAGATGCAGGTGATCGCCTCGTACGGCGCGGAACTGCTCGAATGGCTGAACAGGTACACCTTCCCGGCGGAATCAAAATTCGTCGATGCGCAGCACGCGCGCCGCATCGCGCGTCTCTTCCTGGATGAACTCGTGCGTCATGGCACGACGTCGGTCGCTGCCTATTGCTCGGTCCATCGGCAATCCGCGGAGGCGTTTTTTGCCGAGGCGCACGACCGCAACATGCTGACCGTCGCCGGCAAGGTGATGATGGACCGCAACGCGCCGGAGGGCGTGCTCGATACCCCGCAGTCGTCCTATGACGACACCAAGGCCTTGATCGCCGAATGGCACGGCAAGGGCCGGCAGCACTATGCCATCACGCCGCGCTTCGCGATCACCTCGACGCCCGAGCAGATGGAGATGGCGGGGGCGCTCTGCCGCGAGCACCCCGATCTTCACATGCAGACGCACCTGTCGGAGAACGACGCCGAGATCGCGTTCACGCAGGAGCTCTATCCTTGGTCGAAGGACTACACCGACGTCTACGAACGTTACGGCCTGGTCGGGCCGCGGGCGCTGTTCGGACACTGCATCCACCTGTCGGAGCGTGAGGCGGACTCACTGTCGCAGTCGGGGTCGGTGGCGGTGTTCTGCCCGACCTCCAACCTGTTCCTGGGCTCTGGCCTGTTCGACTACCAGCGCTACCGTGGCCGCGAAAACCCGGTGCGTATTGCCTCCGCGACGGATGTTGGCGGGGGGACCAACTATTCGATGCTGCGCACGATGGACGAGGGCTACAAGGTCATCGCGCTCAACGGCGAGAAGCTGAACCCCTTCCAATCGTTCTGGCAGATCACCCGCGGCAACGCGGAGGCGCTGTCGCTCGCTGACCACATCGGCACGCTTGAGATCGGCACCGACGCCGACATCACCGTGCTCGATGCGCGCGCCACCCCGGTTATGCGGCTGCGCATGGAGACGGTGGAAACGCTGGCGGAAGAACTGTTCCTGCTGCAGACGCTGGGCGACGACCGCGCCGTGGCGGAGGTCTACGTCGCTGGCCGGCCGGCAAAGAGCGATCTCTCCTTGTGA
- a CDS encoding ABC transporter substrate-binding protein, translating to MKKFTFAAALLAATVLSGAASAKTFVYCSEGSPEGFDPGLYTAGTTFDAAAHTVYNRLLEFKPGTTEAVAGLAESWEISDDGLQYTFKLRPGVKFQTTEFFTPTRDLNADDVIFSYERQFKKDHPWHQYVTGTAWEYFNGMGFPDLIASIEKVDDMTVKFTLKAKEAPFLANVAMPFASIMSKEYADKLEADGKKEQLNQMPLGTGPFAFVGYQQDAVIRYKANPDYWNGKQKIDDLVFAITTDAAVRYQKLKAGECHLMPYPNSADVEAMKADPNLKVMEQEGLNIAYLAFNTTQAPFDKVEVRKALSSAINKQAIVDAVFQGAATPAKNPIPPTMWSYNDAIQDDKYDPEAAKAALEAAGVKDLSMKVWAMPVARPYMLNARRAAELIQSDFEKIGVKVEVVSYEWAEYLERSKAKDRDGAVILGWTGDNGDPDNFLHTLLGCDAVGGNNRAQWCNQEFNDLVVKAKSTTDQAERTKLYGQAQEVFKREAPWVTLDHSLSVVPMRKGVEGFVQSPLGDFAFDGVDIVE from the coding sequence ATGAAAAAATTCACCTTCGCGGCCGCGTTGCTGGCCGCGACCGTCCTGAGCGGGGCGGCGAGTGCAAAGACATTCGTCTACTGCTCGGAAGGGTCGCCCGAAGGATTTGATCCGGGCCTGTACACCGCCGGCACGACGTTCGACGCTGCAGCGCACACCGTCTACAACCGCCTGCTGGAATTCAAGCCTGGCACCACGGAAGCGGTCGCCGGCCTCGCCGAGAGCTGGGAGATCTCCGACGACGGCCTGCAGTATACGTTCAAGCTGCGTCCGGGCGTCAAGTTCCAGACGACCGAGTTCTTCACGCCGACGCGTGACCTGAACGCCGACGACGTGATCTTCTCCTATGAGCGCCAGTTCAAGAAGGATCACCCCTGGCACCAGTACGTGACCGGCACGGCGTGGGAATACTTCAACGGCATGGGCTTCCCTGACCTGATCGCTTCCATCGAGAAGGTGGACGACATGACGGTGAAGTTCACGCTGAAGGCGAAGGAAGCTCCATTCCTCGCCAACGTCGCCATGCCCTTCGCTTCGATCATGTCGAAGGAATACGCCGACAAGCTCGAGGCCGACGGCAAGAAGGAGCAGCTCAACCAGATGCCGCTCGGCACCGGCCCGTTCGCCTTCGTCGGCTACCAGCAGGATGCCGTGATCCGCTACAAGGCCAATCCGGACTACTGGAACGGCAAGCAGAAGATCGATGACCTCGTCTTCGCCATCACCACCGACGCCGCGGTCCGCTATCAGAAGCTGAAGGCCGGTGAATGCCACCTGATGCCTTATCCGAACTCGGCCGACGTCGAGGCAATGAAGGCCGATCCGAACCTGAAGGTCATGGAGCAGGAAGGCCTCAACATCGCCTATCTCGCCTTCAACACCACGCAGGCGCCGTTCGACAAGGTCGAGGTCCGCAAGGCGCTGAGCTCGGCCATCAACAAGCAGGCGATCGTCGACGCCGTGTTCCAGGGCGCAGCCACCCCGGCCAAGAACCCGATCCCGCCGACGATGTGGTCCTACAACGACGCTATCCAGGACGACAAGTACGATCCGGAAGCGGCGAAGGCTGCCCTCGAGGCCGCCGGCGTGAAGGACCTTTCCATGAAGGTCTGGGCGATGCCGGTCGCACGTCCCTACATGCTCAACGCGCGCCGCGCGGCCGAGCTCATCCAGTCGGACTTCGAGAAGATCGGCGTCAAGGTCGAGGTCGTGTCCTACGAGTGGGCCGAGTACCTCGAGCGCTCCAAGGCCAAGGACCGCGACGGCGCGGTGATCCTCGGCTGGACCGGCGACAACGGCGATCCGGACAATTTCCTGCATACGCTGCTGGGTTGCGATGCGGTCGGCGGCAACAACCGCGCTCAGTGGTGCAACCAGGAGTTCAACGACCTCGTCGTGAAGGCCAAGTCCACCACCGACCAGGCGGAGCGCACCAAGCTCTACGGACAGGCCCAGGAAGTCTTCAAGCGCGAGGCTCCCTGGGTCACGCTGGACCACTCGCTGTCGGTCGTGCCGATGCGCAAGGGCGTCGAGGGCTTCGTTCAGAGCCCGCTCGGCGACTTCGCCTTCGACGGTGTTGACATCGTCGAGTAA
- a CDS encoding long-chain-fatty-acid--CoA ligase yields MAKSTDKAARSKPQQVAAKATDGKTAAKEKAVARAKAAVPSKSGKATPTASTPARKVATTKPAEKASSAKPVAAARPATSVKTVARSGSATPARSPAKAKAATAKPPAKTVKAKAVSQPLSKAEKTTAPAKSKSKATPAAGKPVEATPATKKTAKSARPASAGKSGATSGKQKTKSASPKASVNRAPALAKPAAAAAMPKASTPEGFVRPRASDKPWLNTYPKGVPAEIPPSGDASLGDFLVRCCRRYAGRPAFTSMDKSISFAELEQGSAAFGAFLQAKGLKKGARVAVMMPNVLQYPVAMMGILRAGFIVVNVNPLYTPRELEHQLKDSGAEAIVILENFAATLQAVIARTPVKHVIVATMGDMLGTLKGAVVNLVVRRVKKMVPAWSLPGHTRFPAALKDGAGRSFKAADVAPEDVAFLQYTGGTTGVSKGATLTHANVVANVAQLALWVEDAYTVKQRPDNLVYVCALPLYHIFALTVNAMMGMQQGARNLLIPNPRDIPGFVKELGKQPFHIFPGLNTLFNALLNNEEFRKLDFKSLVLTLGGGMAVQKGVAERWQATTGCVVSEGYGLSETSPVATANKVSSTEFTGTIGLPLPSTEIAIRDDDGRDLPLGEIGEICIKGPQVMAGYWNRPDETAKVMTRDGFFKSGDMGFMDERGYTKIVDRKKDMILVSGFNVYPNELEEVVARHPGVLEVAAIGVPDEHSGEVPKLFIVKKDPSLTEEQIIAFCRENLTGYKRPRRIEFRTELPKTNVGKILRRELRG; encoded by the coding sequence ATGGCGAAATCAACCGACAAGGCGGCGCGGAGCAAGCCGCAACAGGTCGCCGCGAAGGCGACGGACGGCAAGACCGCAGCCAAGGAAAAGGCGGTCGCGAGAGCCAAGGCGGCAGTGCCGTCGAAGTCGGGCAAAGCAACGCCGACGGCAAGCACTCCGGCCAGGAAGGTTGCGACGACGAAACCGGCTGAGAAGGCCTCGTCCGCGAAACCTGTCGCTGCCGCTCGCCCTGCGACGTCGGTAAAGACTGTCGCCAGGTCCGGTTCCGCAACCCCCGCCAGATCGCCGGCCAAGGCGAAGGCGGCGACCGCGAAGCCGCCAGCCAAGACGGTTAAGGCGAAGGCGGTCAGCCAGCCGCTTTCGAAGGCGGAGAAGACGACGGCTCCTGCCAAGAGCAAATCAAAGGCGACGCCTGCCGCGGGGAAGCCTGTCGAGGCGACGCCCGCCACGAAAAAGACTGCCAAGTCAGCGAGGCCCGCATCAGCCGGGAAAAGCGGCGCGACCTCCGGCAAGCAGAAGACGAAGTCCGCCAGTCCGAAGGCTTCTGTCAATCGCGCGCCCGCACTGGCTAAGCCCGCGGCGGCGGCTGCGATGCCGAAGGCGTCGACGCCCGAAGGGTTCGTCAGGCCACGCGCCAGCGACAAGCCGTGGCTGAACACCTATCCGAAGGGCGTGCCCGCCGAGATCCCGCCGAGCGGCGACGCGTCGCTCGGCGATTTCCTGGTCAGATGCTGCCGCCGTTATGCGGGCCGGCCGGCCTTCACCTCCATGGACAAATCGATCAGCTTCGCCGAGCTGGAGCAAGGATCGGCGGCCTTCGGCGCCTTCCTTCAGGCGAAGGGACTGAAGAAGGGCGCCCGCGTCGCCGTCATGATGCCGAACGTGCTGCAGTATCCGGTGGCGATGATGGGCATCCTGCGCGCCGGCTTCATCGTGGTGAACGTGAACCCGCTCTACACGCCACGCGAGCTCGAACACCAGCTCAAGGATTCCGGCGCCGAAGCGATCGTCATACTGGAGAACTTCGCGGCGACGCTGCAGGCGGTCATCGCCAGGACACCGGTCAAGCACGTCATTGTCGCCACCATGGGCGACATGCTGGGCACGCTGAAGGGCGCAGTCGTCAACCTGGTCGTGCGCCGCGTGAAGAAGATGGTCCCGGCCTGGTCGCTGCCCGGGCACACGCGGTTCCCGGCGGCGCTGAAAGACGGCGCGGGGCGCAGCTTCAAGGCTGCTGATGTCGCGCCCGAGGATGTCGCGTTCCTGCAGTACACCGGTGGCACCACGGGCGTCTCGAAGGGCGCAACGCTGACCCACGCCAATGTGGTCGCCAACGTGGCGCAGCTCGCCCTTTGGGTCGAGGACGCCTATACGGTGAAGCAGCGGCCCGACAATCTCGTCTATGTCTGCGCGCTGCCGCTCTACCATATCTTTGCGCTGACGGTGAACGCGATGATGGGCATGCAGCAGGGGGCGCGGAACCTGCTCATTCCCAACCCGCGCGACATTCCGGGCTTCGTCAAGGAACTCGGAAAGCAGCCCTTCCACATCTTCCCCGGCCTCAACACCCTGTTCAACGCGCTGCTCAACAACGAGGAGTTCCGCAAGCTCGATTTCAAGTCGCTCGTGCTGACGCTGGGCGGCGGCATGGCCGTGCAGAAAGGCGTTGCCGAGCGGTGGCAGGCGACCACCGGCTGCGTGGTCAGCGAGGGCTACGGGCTCTCGGAAACCTCGCCCGTGGCGACCGCCAACAAGGTCAGTTCAACCGAGTTCACCGGCACCATCGGACTGCCGCTGCCGTCCACCGAGATCGCGATCCGCGACGACGACGGGCGCGACCTGCCGCTAGGCGAGATCGGCGAGATCTGCATCAAGGGACCGCAGGTGATGGCCGGCTACTGGAACCGGCCCGACGAGACCGCCAAGGTCATGACCCGCGACGGCTTCTTCAAGTCGGGCGACATGGGTTTCATGGACGAGCGCGGCTACACCAAGATCGTCGACCGAAAGAAGGACATGATCCTCGTTTCCGGGTTCAACGTCTATCCGAATGAGCTGGAGGAGGTGGTGGCCCGCCATCCCGGCGTGCTCGAGGTCGCCGCCATCGGGGTCCCGGACGAGCATTCCGGGGAAGTGCCGAAGCTCTTCATCGTGAAGAAGGATCCGTCGCTGACCGAAGAGCAGATCATAGCCTTCTGCCGGGAGAACCTGACGGGATACAAGCGCCCGCGCCGTATCGAGTTCAGGACCGAACTGCCGAAGACCAATGTCGGCAAGATCCTGCGCCGGGAACTGAGGGGGTAA
- a CDS encoding ABC transporter permease subunit — translation MLRFLLGRLAVLIPTFIGVSIIAFSFIRLLPGDPIALLSGERVMSPERHAELSAQMGFDRPMVVQYLDYLWGVLRGDFGTSIVNKQPILDQFFTLFPATLELSMCAIIFAVVLGIPAGVFAAIKRGSYLDQTIMGTALIGFSMPIFWWGLLLIILFSGMLQWTPVSGRISLMFFFPPVTGFMLIDSLLSGQTGAFKSAVSHLILPTIVLGTIPLAVIARQTRSAMLEVLSEDYVRTARAKGLSAFRVIGVHALRNAMIPVVTTIGLQVGVMLAGAILTETIFSWPGIGKWMVDSVFRRDYPVIQGGLLIIAGIIMLVNLAVDLLYGLINPRIRH, via the coding sequence ATGCTCCGGTTTCTTCTGGGGCGGCTCGCCGTCCTGATCCCGACCTTCATCGGGGTCTCCATCATTGCATTCTCATTCATCCGCCTTCTGCCTGGCGATCCGATCGCGCTGCTCTCCGGTGAGCGCGTCATGTCGCCGGAGCGCCATGCCGAACTGTCGGCCCAGATGGGCTTCGACCGGCCGATGGTGGTGCAATATCTTGATTATCTCTGGGGCGTCCTGCGGGGCGACTTCGGCACCTCGATCGTCAACAAGCAGCCGATCCTGGACCAGTTCTTCACGCTGTTCCCGGCGACGCTCGAACTGTCGATGTGCGCGATCATCTTCGCCGTCGTGCTGGGCATCCCGGCAGGCGTGTTCGCCGCCATCAAGCGTGGTTCCTATCTGGACCAGACGATCATGGGCACCGCGCTTATCGGCTTCTCCATGCCGATCTTCTGGTGGGGCCTGCTGCTGATCATCCTGTTTTCGGGCATGCTTCAGTGGACGCCGGTTTCCGGTCGCATCTCGCTGATGTTCTTCTTCCCGCCGGTCACCGGCTTCATGCTGATCGACTCGCTGCTCTCCGGCCAGACCGGCGCTTTCAAGTCGGCCGTGAGCCACCTCATCCTGCCGACCATCGTGCTCGGCACCATTCCGCTGGCCGTGATCGCGCGACAGACGCGCTCGGCCATGCTTGAAGTCCTTTCCGAGGACTATGTGCGGACCGCGCGTGCAAAAGGCCTGTCAGCCTTCCGCGTCATCGGCGTCCACGCCCTGCGCAACGCCATGATCCCGGTCGTCACCACCATCGGCCTGCAGGTCGGCGTCATGCTGGCCGGCGCCATCCTCACGGAGACGATCTTCTCCTGGCCGGGGATCGGCAAGTGGATGGTCGATTCGGTGTTCAGGCGCGACTACCCCGTGATCCAGGGCGGACTGCTGATCATCGCCGGCATCATCATGCTGGTGAATCTTGCCGTCGACCTGCTCTACGGCCTCATCAACCCACGTATCCGGCATTGA
- a CDS encoding ABC transporter ATP-binding protein, giving the protein MALLEIENLVVEFQTATGPFRAVDGVSLKVHEREVLAIVGESGSGKSVSMLAVMGLLPWTAKITADRMAFNGRDLLGLSPADRRKIVGKDIAMIFQEPVASLNPCFTVGFQIEEVLRVHMGMDRTQRRRRAVELLELVGIPQPEERLSSFPHQMSGGQCQRVMIAIAIACNPKLLIADEPTTALDVTIQKQILDLLMKLQAEHGMGLIMITHNMGVVAETADRVIVQYKGRKMEEADVLSLFEAPKSNYTRALLSALPENAVGDRLPTIGDFMIDTAADTAVKTPAMEGPL; this is encoded by the coding sequence ATGGCGCTCCTTGAAATCGAGAATCTCGTCGTCGAATTCCAGACGGCGACGGGCCCCTTCCGCGCCGTCGACGGCGTCTCGCTGAAGGTCCACGAGCGCGAAGTGCTGGCGATCGTCGGCGAATCCGGCTCAGGCAAGTCGGTGTCGATGCTGGCGGTCATGGGCCTGCTGCCGTGGACTGCAAAGATCACCGCCGACAGGATGGCCTTCAATGGCCGCGACCTGCTTGGTCTGTCGCCGGCCGATCGTCGCAAGATCGTCGGCAAGGACATCGCCATGATCTTCCAGGAGCCTGTCGCCAGTCTCAACCCCTGCTTCACCGTCGGTTTCCAGATCGAAGAAGTGCTGCGGGTGCATATGGGCATGGATCGCACCCAACGCCGCAGGCGCGCAGTCGAGTTGCTGGAGTTGGTCGGAATCCCGCAGCCTGAGGAGCGTTTGTCGTCCTTCCCGCACCAGATGTCCGGCGGCCAGTGCCAGCGCGTCATGATCGCCATCGCCATTGCCTGCAATCCGAAGCTGCTGATCGCCGACGAGCCGACGACGGCGCTTGACGTCACCATTCAGAAGCAGATCCTCGACCTGCTGATGAAGCTTCAGGCCGAACACGGCATGGGACTGATCATGATCACCCACAACATGGGCGTGGTGGCCGAGACGGCCGACCGGGTGATCGTCCAGTACAAGGGGCGCAAGATGGAAGAGGCCGACGTGTTGTCGCTCTTCGAGGCGCCAAAGAGCAACTACACCCGCGCGCTCCTGTCCGCCTTGCCGGAAAACGCCGTCGGCGACCGCCTGCCGACCATCGGCGATTTCATGATCGATACGGCTGCCGATACGGCAGTGAAGACTCCGGCCATGGAGGGCCCGCTATGA